In candidate division WOR-3 bacterium, the following are encoded in one genomic region:
- a CDS encoding lamin tail domain-containing protein translates to MISITLLAALILSRVVVTEVMSNPAGADGARYPEDRNEFVEVYNAGSRAVDLFNYRISDGDAEDVIRVWTDSSILIRHPNVLIGTTWLKPGGYAVILDPEYTDPEGQGGFIQPYRFADSTLILTVGNTTIGNGLAVNDPVLIYGYEDTTTFGTPDNLNDGFPFNPGDGYSWERIDINGPDAPDNWAVCPDSAGCTPGGQNAVAMRVDVALTRLEILDTIFPGAGEAFRLGVGVCNQGYVSSPPGNLQLLYYPEEPIQEITLPVMSPRQESLFVFEIEMPSVPKEIWARVLVPGDRDTANNIARITVNPNMGTALLMLQNPSFSPDGDGFEDSLLIRYRLPEPGGRLRMRIFTLGARMLRTLVDTKAVSETLGIIYWDGRQDNGQLAPAGIYLVVLDYYRGNARLRSKLPVVLIRRQDQRNFGVRM, encoded by the coding sequence ATGATAAGCATCACGCTGCTTGCGGCTTTGATATTAAGCCGGGTTGTTGTTACTGAAGTCATGTCCAATCCTGCCGGTGCGGATGGTGCTCGATATCCTGAGGACCGTAATGAGTTTGTTGAGGTTTATAATGCGGGGAGTCGGGCGGTTGACCTTTTTAATTACCGGATTTCTGATGGCGACGCCGAGGATGTTATCCGGGTGTGGACCGATTCCTCAATCCTGATCCGGCATCCTAATGTGCTCATCGGCACCACCTGGCTGAAGCCCGGTGGTTACGCGGTAATCCTGGATCCGGAATATACCGATCCGGAGGGGCAGGGCGGTTTTATTCAGCCATACCGTTTTGCCGACTCAACCCTGATTCTCACTGTGGGTAATACCACGATTGGTAACGGTCTGGCGGTCAATGATCCGGTTTTGATTTACGGGTATGAGGACACCACAACCTTTGGCACACCAGACAATCTCAATGACGGCTTTCCCTTCAACCCGGGTGACGGTTATTCCTGGGAACGGATTGATATCAACGGTCCGGACGCCCCGGATAACTGGGCAGTCTGTCCGGACAGTGCCGGTTGTACTCCTGGCGGGCAGAATGCGGTTGCGATGCGGGTGGATGTGGCGCTGACAAGACTTGAGATTCTGGATACCATTTTCCCCGGGGCTGGAGAGGCTTTCCGTCTTGGTGTCGGTGTATGTAATCAGGGGTATGTTAGCAGTCCGCCCGGGAATTTGCAACTCCTTTATTATCCGGAGGAACCGATTCAGGAGATTACACTGCCGGTAATGAGTCCGCGGCAGGAGTCTCTGTTTGTCTTTGAGATTGAAATGCCCTCAGTGCCTAAGGAGATCTGGGCGAGGGTATTGGTGCCGGGCGACAGGGATACTGCAAACAACATAGCCCGGATTACGGTTAATCCGAACATGGGCACAGCATTGTTGATGCTGCAGAACCCCAGTTTCAGCCCGGATGGTGACGGTTTTGAGGACAGTCTCTTAATCAGATACCGGCTGCCTGAGCCGGGCGGGCGTTTGCGGATGCGGATCTTTACCTTGGGCGCCCGTATGCTCAGGACACTGGTAGATACTAAGGCAGTTTCCGAAACTCTGGGTATAATCTACTGGGATGGCCGGCAGGATAATGGCCAGCTGGCACCTGCCGGAATTTATCTGGTTGTCCTTGATTATTACCGGGGTAATGCGCGGTTGCGGTCAAAACTGCCCGTCGTCCTGATCAGAAGACAGGATCAGCGGAACTTCGGCGTGAGAATGTAA
- a CDS encoding DUF502 domain-containing protein yields the protein MLPRLRRYFITGLAAILPVGLTVFVLWFIISHLGSILQPLLRHLRWLQQLPSVFLTLIGFIVLIGVITLLGAVTSGYLGRHFLTWLDRFFRQLPLASSVYTSARQLTDAVFIKRSSLRKTVLVEYPRKGILALGFLTGEEPVELADGRRAFLVFFPTAPNPTSGWLAIVPETDIAETPLSIEEGLKFVVSGGLARPADFRVFGPKPPEELSQLP from the coding sequence ATGCTCCCACGGCTGCGCCGCTACTTCATCACCGGGCTGGCAGCAATACTGCCGGTGGGCCTGACTGTCTTTGTCCTCTGGTTCATCATCTCCCACCTCGGCAGCATCCTCCAGCCGCTGCTGCGCCACCTGCGCTGGCTGCAACAGCTACCCTCAGTATTTTTAACCCTTATCGGTTTTATAGTTCTCATTGGCGTAATAACTCTGCTTGGTGCCGTGACCTCCGGCTATCTTGGCCGGCACTTTTTGACCTGGCTGGACCGTTTCTTTCGCCAGCTGCCGCTTGCCAGCTCAGTTTACACCTCAGCCCGCCAGCTTACCGATGCGGTCTTTATCAAACGCTCCTCACTGCGCAAGACGGTGCTGGTTGAATACCCCCGGAAGGGGATTCTTGCGCTCGGTTTCCTCACCGGTGAAGAACCGGTGGAACTTGCCGACGGCCGCCGGGCATTTCTGGTTTTTTTCCCGACCGCACCCAACCCTACCAGCGGCTGGCTGGCAATCGTTCCGGAAACCGATATTGCGGAAACGCCTCTCAGTATTGAAGAAGGATTAAAGTTTGTCGTCTCGGGCGGACTGGCGCGACCCGCTGACTTTCGTGTCTTCGGCCCGAAACCGCCGGAAGAGCTCAGCCAGCTCCCTTAA
- a CDS encoding S8 family serine peptidase — MKLILYCALSMFVALSSLFARTQDHYSMGPVYRFEPAAGDEQNYISFSNGYVIDTRHGEPVVPAELRATPPADGQAYHIIQFRGPVRRSWLEQLDRLGIKTIGYLPNYATVAKLSSNDRRVLSELEFVNWIGLFHPAYKIQAGLLDHSGTADIAILVTPGEKPEPVVELITNTGGRVALVSTSPFGTVIQGTVTSWTIPALARLPEVFWVQEWTEPTTANNNCQWVLQSGWRATAPPDTSLAARPVWRNGVRGQGVIMSTTDTGINLGHDMFRDPAMSVTPPGVWPEHRKVVAYKRYGTADVTEGQYHGSHVNGTVAGDDSVTGGTSFYDGMSIKGRLYFVDLTNGTSFVLGNDLWSLWDTVYFGRGLPDSLRPIRQHSGSWGWSNSSGTYLLQDASTDAFAWAYKDFLNIMAAGNEYSTRRIRNPGIAKNVLTVGATQNGSAANAIASFSSRGPTQDGRLKPTVMAPGEGVYSATRTGTNTYQSMDGTSMATPAVSGTIGLLRCYLQEGYYPTGEPVPENRLSYISAALLRSMAIVSCDPNIGSYTPPDNNIGWGRIDADSVLYFAGETRKLLLKDDTSGLATGEYKEEQFLVNSAIPLRVALVWTDTAAAPNANPTLVNNLDLELVSPTGVSYHGNKYSGGQSVPNPTGWDSVNVEECCRVNAPDTGLWTIRVYARNVATAARQPFAWTITGDVTTPPTVIHDAGVRTIFAPVGVIDSGTTVTPQALVVNIGPQAESVAVRFEIIPGYADTQALVINAGGMETLSFNPWQALTIGTFVVRCSTMLAGDVNTGNDLQVDSLEVVPVTGVREGRAVPARLTLGAIQPNPFSGATMVRYGLPGAARVQIQIFSVTGELVRTLVSGEQPAGYHTALWDGTDDHNRSLGYGVFYLRLSSGAVSLTKKLIRTR; from the coding sequence GTGAAGTTGATTCTGTATTGCGCCCTGAGCATGTTCGTGGCGCTGTCCTCGCTTTTTGCCCGCACCCAGGACCATTACAGTATGGGTCCGGTATACCGGTTTGAACCGGCCGCAGGTGATGAGCAAAACTATATTAGTTTCAGCAACGGGTATGTGATTGACACCCGGCATGGGGAGCCGGTAGTTCCGGCTGAACTGCGTGCCACACCACCGGCAGACGGGCAGGCTTATCATATTATTCAATTCCGGGGTCCGGTCCGGCGGAGCTGGCTTGAGCAGCTGGATCGGCTGGGAATAAAAACCATCGGTTATCTGCCCAATTATGCCACCGTGGCAAAACTCAGTTCTAATGATCGGCGGGTGCTTTCAGAACTGGAGTTTGTTAACTGGATTGGACTTTTCCACCCCGCATACAAGATCCAGGCCGGACTCCTGGACCATTCCGGCACAGCTGACATTGCGATTCTGGTAACACCAGGTGAAAAGCCGGAACCGGTGGTTGAACTGATTACTAATACCGGCGGCAGGGTGGCTTTGGTCAGCACCAGTCCGTTCGGCACCGTGATTCAGGGTACGGTGACCAGCTGGACGATTCCTGCTCTTGCCCGTCTGCCTGAGGTGTTCTGGGTTCAGGAGTGGACCGAGCCCACAACCGCAAATAACAACTGCCAGTGGGTCCTCCAGTCCGGCTGGCGTGCCACCGCGCCACCGGACACATCGCTGGCTGCCAGACCGGTATGGCGCAACGGGGTCCGGGGACAGGGTGTAATCATGTCTACCACTGATACCGGGATTAATCTCGGGCATGATATGTTCCGGGATCCGGCAATGAGCGTAACTCCGCCCGGTGTCTGGCCTGAACACCGGAAGGTTGTTGCCTATAAGCGTTACGGCACCGCAGATGTGACTGAGGGGCAGTATCATGGATCACATGTTAACGGCACGGTCGCAGGCGATGACTCAGTTACGGGTGGCACCAGCTTTTATGACGGGATGTCCATCAAGGGCAGGCTTTACTTTGTTGATTTGACGAACGGCACCAGCTTTGTCCTCGGCAACGATCTCTGGAGCCTGTGGGATACGGTCTATTTTGGTCGGGGTCTGCCTGATTCCCTGCGGCCGATCCGGCAGCATTCCGGCTCTTGGGGATGGTCGAATTCCAGCGGCACATATCTGTTGCAGGATGCTTCAACTGATGCCTTTGCCTGGGCTTACAAGGACTTCCTGAATATCATGGCTGCGGGTAACGAGTATTCAACCCGTCGGATCCGGAACCCGGGGATCGCCAAGAATGTGCTTACAGTAGGAGCGACTCAGAACGGGTCCGCTGCCAATGCGATCGCCAGTTTTTCCAGTCGTGGTCCAACCCAGGATGGCAGGCTCAAGCCGACCGTGATGGCACCGGGCGAAGGTGTGTATTCCGCAACAAGAACCGGCACTAACACCTACCAGTCGATGGACGGCACCTCAATGGCGACACCCGCAGTTTCGGGAACAATCGGGCTTTTACGCTGTTATCTTCAGGAGGGTTATTATCCGACCGGTGAGCCGGTGCCCGAAAACCGGCTAAGCTACATTTCCGCAGCCCTCTTACGCTCGATGGCGATCGTATCCTGCGATCCGAACATCGGTTCCTATACACCACCGGATAACAATATCGGCTGGGGCAGGATTGATGCGGATTCGGTGCTTTACTTTGCCGGCGAAACCAGAAAACTGCTGCTTAAGGACGACACCTCCGGACTGGCGACCGGTGAGTACAAGGAGGAGCAGTTTTTGGTCAACTCAGCAATTCCATTGCGGGTGGCACTGGTCTGGACCGACACCGCGGCTGCTCCGAATGCCAACCCGACCCTGGTAAACAATCTGGATCTGGAGCTGGTCTCACCGACCGGGGTATCCTATCATGGCAATAAATATTCAGGAGGTCAGTCAGTACCTAATCCTACCGGCTGGGACTCGGTTAATGTTGAGGAGTGCTGCCGGGTGAACGCCCCGGACACCGGGCTCTGGACGATCCGGGTCTATGCCCGCAATGTGGCAACTGCTGCCCGACAGCCCTTTGCTTGGACGATCACCGGCGATGTAACCACACCACCGACGGTAATTCACGATGCCGGGGTCAGAACGATTTTTGCACCGGTGGGGGTGATTGACTCGGGCACGACTGTCACCCCGCAGGCGCTCGTGGTCAATATCGGTCCCCAGGCGGAAAGTGTGGCGGTCCGGTTCGAGATCATCCCCGGTTATGCTGATACCCAGGCGCTGGTAATCAATGCCGGCGGTATGGAAACACTCAGCTTTAACCCCTGGCAGGCGCTTACGATCGGGACATTTGTTGTCCGGTGCTCAACGATGCTTGCCGGTGACGTCAATACCGGAAACGACCTCCAGGTTGACTCATTGGAGGTGGTGCCGGTGACCGGTGTCAGGGAAGGCAGGGCTGTGCCGGCACGGCTGACGCTGGGAGCCATTCAGCCCAATCCGTTCTCCGGTGCTACCATGGTCCGCTACGGTCTGCCCGGAGCGGCGCGGGTGCAGATTCAGATTTTCTCAGTGACCGGTGAGCTGGTCCGGACCCTGGTGAGTGGTGAGCAACCGGCCGGCTATCATACTGCACTCTGGGACGGCACCGATGATCATAACCGCAGTCTGGGTTATGGCGTGTTCTATCTGAGGCTGAGTTCGGGGGCGGTATCACTGACAAAAAAGCTGATCCGGACAAGATAA
- the hisC gene encoding histidinol-phosphate transaminase gives MALPLPRPNLERVVPYKPGKPVEEVVRELKLKGPVIKLASNENPLGPSPKALAALRKALPQLHYYPEDTCYYLRRHLSELYKVDYDSTIVGNGSVDLIYLACLAYLDPGDEMIISAGSFISARIAGTIMNANIIQIPTRDYRHDLERILASITPKTKLIYLDNPINPLGTIVNRKELAEFMAQIPEHVLVVLDEAYAEYITSRDYPRGLDFYNQNYNILVLRTFSKIYGLAGLRIGYGFARPEIIQTLMKVRLPFNANRAAQVAAIAALSDTRHVKRSRQVNEAGKAMFYREFKRLKLFYLESYANFVFVNFTVDSSLIFDILQRKGVITRTVKEYGFPTALRVSVGREPDNRRFLKALNETLAYLRISTPSAD, from the coding sequence ATGGCATTGCCTTTACCCCGGCCGAATCTGGAGCGGGTCGTTCCCTACAAGCCGGGCAAACCGGTTGAAGAGGTGGTGCGGGAACTCAAACTCAAGGGCCCGGTGATTAAACTCGCCTCCAATGAAAATCCGCTTGGACCATCGCCCAAAGCCCTCGCCGCCCTGCGCAAGGCACTGCCCCAGCTTCATTATTATCCGGAAGACACCTGCTACTACCTGCGGCGCCACCTGAGTGAACTCTACAAGGTTGATTATGATTCGACCATTGTCGGCAATGGCTCGGTGGATCTGATTTATCTTGCCTGTCTCGCCTACCTTGACCCCGGTGACGAGATGATCATCAGTGCCGGCTCGTTCATTTCCGCCCGGATTGCCGGCACAATTATGAATGCCAACATCATTCAGATTCCTACCCGGGACTACCGGCACGACCTGGAGCGGATCCTTGCCAGTATCACACCGAAGACCAAGCTCATCTATCTTGATAACCCAATTAACCCGCTGGGAACAATTGTCAACCGCAAGGAGCTCGCCGAATTCATGGCGCAGATACCGGAACATGTCCTGGTTGTCCTCGACGAAGCCTATGCTGAATACATCACGAGCCGTGACTACCCGCGGGGACTGGACTTTTACAATCAGAATTACAACATTCTCGTCCTGCGCACCTTCTCGAAGATCTACGGGCTTGCCGGTCTGCGCATCGGTTATGGATTCGCACGGCCGGAAATCATTCAGACACTGATGAAGGTCCGGCTGCCGTTCAATGCCAATCGCGCCGCCCAGGTCGCCGCCATCGCCGCCCTGAGTGACACCCGGCATGTGAAACGCAGCCGGCAGGTAAACGAAGCGGGGAAGGCGATGTTTTACCGGGAGTTCAAACGGCTCAAGCTGTTTTATCTTGAAAGTTATGCCAACTTTGTCTTCGTCAACTTTACTGTTGATTCCTCGCTCATATTCGACATCCTCCAGCGCAAAGGAGTAATAACCCGCACCGTCAAGGAATACGGTTTCCCTACCGCCCTGCGGGTTTCAGTAGGACGGGAGCCGGATAACCGGCGCTTCCTCAAAGCGCTGAATGAGACCCTCGCCTATCTGCGCATCAGCACACCGTCAGCTGATTAG
- a CDS encoding M23 family metallopeptidase: MERLQVLVTLTRRNKALSLSIPLHYIYITVAVIFGFLFFSGAVTRFIITRFTQRGLLNRLIAENNILNQKLAAYTAAMDSFRQFLAFTEQMDNRFRSAVNLQLVPADVRKMGVGGYQPATVAPEVDELLRRANFARQSLLEIDRAVANQQERIRHLPSIWPVQGWVTSGFGNRKDPFSGRYEFHEGMDIVAPRGTPIVATADGRVISSGWRAGYGLTVEIDHGWGIRTFYAHCQTVRVSPGKMVKRGEVIATVGATGLATGNHLHYGILLNGRWVNPADYILTPKFR; encoded by the coding sequence GTGGAAAGGCTTCAGGTTCTGGTTACCCTGACCCGCCGGAACAAGGCATTGAGCCTTTCCATTCCCCTCCACTATATATATATTACAGTAGCGGTAATCTTCGGCTTTTTGTTTTTCAGTGGTGCGGTAACCAGGTTTATCATCACCCGTTTTACCCAGCGGGGTCTGCTTAACCGGCTGATTGCAGAAAACAACATCCTGAACCAGAAACTGGCTGCCTATACTGCGGCCATGGACAGTTTCCGCCAGTTTCTGGCCTTTACCGAGCAGATGGACAACCGGTTCCGCTCCGCGGTCAACCTTCAGCTTGTGCCCGCTGATGTCCGGAAAATGGGGGTAGGTGGTTATCAGCCTGCAACTGTCGCCCCGGAGGTTGATGAGCTGTTAAGGCGGGCAAATTTTGCCCGTCAGTCGCTTCTGGAGATCGACCGGGCGGTAGCCAACCAGCAGGAACGGATACGCCATCTGCCTTCCATCTGGCCCGTTCAGGGCTGGGTTACCTCCGGCTTTGGTAACCGGAAAGACCCGTTTTCCGGCAGATACGAGTTCCATGAGGGGATGGACATTGTTGCACCCCGGGGCACACCGATTGTTGCCACTGCTGACGGCAGGGTCATCTCCTCGGGCTGGCGCGCCGGCTATGGCCTGACCGTAGAAATTGACCACGGCTGGGGAATCCGCACGTTTTATGCCCACTGCCAGACGGTCCGGGTCAGCCCGGGTAAAATGGTAAAAAGAGGAGAGGTAATCGCTACTGTTGGCGCCACCGGACTGGCAACCGGCAACCACCTGCATTATGGAATCTTGCTCAATGGCAGGTGGGTGAATCCGGCGGATTACATTCTCACGCCGAAGTTCCGCTGA
- a CDS encoding lysylphosphatidylglycerol synthase transmembrane domain-containing protein: protein MKHRFQNIIRFLVSFGLLGLLGYLFRHQLGASISTLQEADWRFLILAGLIYLLFILISAWRWQVLLQAQRLYFTTWYLARVFTLGLFFCKLLPTSIGGDVMRIAYTTRPGMGPQAFSATLLDRLLGFQSLTFLAIIMGAVISLRQASALSLGAGRFTGFGVVLLLFAILLLLVAVTLLFFNDRVYLSVHYLLNAMGRKFAALGRLGGLVERTYQAVKNYRHQPWALVISFLSGIGVQAALSLAWFFTARAVGAGVPPVYYFIFIPVLNIVVNIPAIGGLGVREAAFVLFFTPSWLPNRLSPEQALSTALLFLALDLFFALIGGVLFAFMKRTPQSITEEKKEE, encoded by the coding sequence GTGAAACACCGGTTTCAGAACATCATCCGGTTTCTTGTTTCATTCGGTCTGCTGGGACTCCTGGGTTATCTGTTCCGGCACCAGCTTGGTGCCTCTATTTCCACCCTCCAGGAGGCAGACTGGCGTTTTCTCATCCTTGCCGGCCTGATTTATCTCCTGTTTATTCTTATATCTGCCTGGCGCTGGCAGGTTCTGCTCCAAGCACAGCGGCTTTACTTTACCACCTGGTATCTTGCCCGGGTATTCACCCTAGGACTGTTCTTCTGCAAACTCCTGCCCACCTCAATCGGGGGTGATGTTATGCGCATTGCCTACACCACCAGACCGGGTATGGGACCCCAGGCATTTTCCGCCACCCTGCTGGACCGGCTGCTCGGCTTTCAGAGTCTGACTTTCCTTGCCATAATTATGGGTGCGGTTATATCTCTACGTCAGGCATCGGCACTGAGTCTTGGAGCCGGCAGGTTTACCGGTTTTGGTGTTGTGCTGCTCCTTTTTGCCATCCTTTTGCTCCTGGTGGCGGTAACCCTGCTTTTCTTCAACGACCGCGTCTACCTTTCCGTGCATTACCTGTTGAATGCTATGGGCAGAAAATTCGCCGCACTGGGGCGGCTGGGCGGACTGGTTGAACGGACTTACCAGGCGGTTAAAAACTACCGTCACCAGCCCTGGGCACTGGTCATCAGTTTTCTTTCGGGCATCGGTGTCCAGGCAGCGCTTTCCCTTGCCTGGTTTTTCACCGCCCGTGCGGTCGGCGCTGGAGTACCGCCCGTCTATTACTTTATTTTCATACCTGTGCTCAACATCGTCGTCAACATTCCGGCGATCGGCGGGCTGGGGGTGCGGGAAGCTGCCTTTGTCCTCTTCTTCACCCCCTCCTGGCTTCCCAACCGCCTGAGCCCGGAGCAGGCGTTGTCAACCGCTCTGCTTTTTCTGGCATTGGATCTGTTTTTTGCCCTGATCGGGGGTGTGCTTTTCGCCTTTATGAAACGCACCCCGCAAAGTATTACTGAAGAAAAAAAGGAGGAATAA
- a CDS encoding glycosyltransferase family 2 protein gives MGFSKNPLVSVIVPAYNEAENIEPLLAELAEKLDENYEVILVDDGSTDTTFAIADAARARYPFLSVVRLGKNQGKTGAVLAGFARARGQFVSIFDADLQFSPDDIKLQVEMLKKGYDLVTGRKIGRYEKKTVSRIYNFLARKLFGLKVHDINALKTFRREVLAGMNLRKDWHRYIVPLAAVRGFAIAEVPVELRPRYAGKPKYSSPWRIVIGFLDLLAVAFQVSFMRKPMLYFGTLGFISLFLGFITGILAIALRLVGHGFRPLLYLVILFVLSGLLFFAAGFLGESIASVNDRLENIEHQLRQSGDRRTPPDTEERAG, from the coding sequence ATGGGGTTTTCCAAAAACCCGCTCGTATCGGTAATTGTGCCTGCTTATAATGAGGCGGAAAACATCGAACCGCTTCTTGCTGAACTGGCAGAAAAGCTGGATGAAAATTATGAGGTAATTCTCGTTGATGATGGTTCGACAGATACAACCTTTGCGATCGCCGATGCCGCCCGGGCGCGTTATCCTTTTCTATCGGTTGTCCGTCTGGGGAAAAATCAGGGCAAGACCGGTGCGGTGCTTGCCGGATTCGCCCGGGCGCGGGGCCAATTTGTTTCCATTTTTGATGCCGACCTTCAGTTTTCACCCGATGATATCAAGCTCCAGGTCGAAATGCTGAAAAAGGGCTATGACCTGGTAACCGGCAGAAAGATCGGCCGATATGAGAAGAAAACCGTATCGCGGATCTACAATTTCCTTGCCCGCAAGCTTTTCGGACTCAAGGTTCACGACATCAATGCGCTCAAAACCTTCCGCCGGGAAGTACTGGCTGGTATGAACCTGCGCAAGGATTGGCACCGTTACATCGTCCCCCTCGCTGCCGTGCGGGGTTTCGCAATCGCTGAAGTGCCGGTCGAACTCAGACCCAGATATGCAGGTAAACCGAAGTACTCCAGCCCGTGGCGGATTGTAATTGGATTTCTCGACCTGCTGGCGGTTGCGTTTCAGGTTTCATTCATGCGCAAACCGATGCTTTATTTCGGCACCTTGGGATTTATCTCCCTTTTTCTCGGGTTTATCACCGGCATACTGGCGATCGCACTGCGTCTTGTAGGTCACGGATTCCGCCCCCTGCTTTATCTCGTAATTCTGTTTGTGCTTTCCGGCCTGCTCTTCTTTGCCGCCGGCTTTCTGGGGGAATCCATCGCCTCGGTGAATGACCGGCTGGAAAATATTGAACATCAGCTCCGACAGTCCGGGGACCGTCGAACCCCACCGGACACCGAAGAGCGTGCGGGGTGA